In one Rutidosis leptorrhynchoides isolate AG116_Rl617_1_P2 chromosome 8, CSIRO_AGI_Rlap_v1, whole genome shotgun sequence genomic region, the following are encoded:
- the LOC139864529 gene encoding uncharacterized protein — MALVQAKEGGSMSYQVPILTPTNYQVWAVKVKSIMEAYGIWEAVEPRVGVELDPKKSKQALAFLFQAISEEIVIQMVDSMKRLLDSMPTSFLQILASIEQCFELDTMLFDEAVGRLKTYEERIKGTEKMESIQGGLLLASEEKIHGCKHRDNGCSNRNDFGRGRGRDRGSVNGRDANERVRDKSRVRCFKCGGFGHFNNECPTWEKEANLIEDDPTLL; from the exons ATGGCGTTAGTACAAGCTAAAGAAGGAGGCTCCATGTCATATCAAGTTCCAATTTTGACCCCAACAAACTATCAAGTATGGGCTGTCAAAGTGAAATCGATTATGGAAGCTTATGGAATATGGGAAGCGGTGGAACCAAGGGTAGGTGTAGAGCTTGATCCAAAGAAATCAAAGCAAGCACTTGCTTTCTTGTTTCAAGCAATATCCGAAGAGATTGTGATACAAATG GTGGACTCGATGAAAAGATTGCTTGATTCTATGCCTACGTCGTTTCTCCAAATTTTGGCGTCTATAGAGCAATGTTTCGAGTTGGATACAATGTTGTTTGATGAAGCCGTTGGGAGGTTGAAGACATATGAAGAGCGTATAAAAGGAACCGAGAAAATGGAGAGCATTCAAGGTGGTTTGTTGCTGGCTAGTGAGGAAAAAATACACGGGTGTAAACATCGTGACAATGGCTGTTCAAATCGGAATGACTTTGGACGTGGCCGGGGGAGAGACCGTGGGTCCGTGAATGGTCGAGATGCAAATGAACGTGTCCGGGATAAAAGCCGTGTTAGATGTTTCAAGTGTGGTGGATTTGGCCATTTCAACAACGAGTGTCCTACATGGGAAAAGGAGGCAAACTTGATTGAGGATGACCCGACGTTGCTGTGA